Genomic window (Oryza sativa Japonica Group chromosome 3, ASM3414082v1):
attaacaattaactaataataattagtgattaattatcatAATTAACCGCTAATTAAATCGGCAAGGCACGGTATCGCTGTTTGCTTGAGCGAGACCGTGCGGTCTCGCATTTTCATTGTGCGATACCGGTCGCGACGTTATTTTCATGTCATTTTCGCGCAATTGTTGTGCGAAACCGATGGTATATTTTTGTAAAAGATTTTGCATCCCGAATATTTCTAGCAAAAAATTGAATAAACAGTAtagtttcaaatttaattcggtcccctccctcatctctctttttcttcccCACAACAGCAGCCTCCTCATTGCCACTGCCACATCTGCCATTCGAGCTCGGGAGAAGAGGGCAATAGAGGATGAGAGAAGATATGACACGTGGGCCCAACCACTTTTTAATCCTTTGCTCTTGAAATTTTGCATGGTAGTACAAGGTACTTCCCTGCTTGTGGTAGTATTTTCAAAATCTCGTAGAACTTGTACACACAGTTTTGTGGAGTGAAAATCCATGATTTCACCAAATTAcaacttcctccatttcatattataagttgctttgattttttcctagttaaactttttaaagtttgatcaagtttatagaaatatCTAACATctataacatcaaattagtttaacTAAAacaaacatttaatatatattgataatatgattgttttgtgtttaaaatgtttatatttttgtcaaacttaaaaaaaaatcgaccaTTTCAGTTAAAgcatatgaaacggagggagtagctgccATCCATTCCTTTGTCATATCCAATGCTGTCAGACGACAGCAGTGCAGGGAACGCTGGGCACAATTTCCTCGTAGCATCAGATAGAACAAGAGTGaaaaaacaacatatttgcTCATTGGTCCGgtcgtactccctctgtcctaaaaaatGATAAACCTGaatttccgtgtctaacgtttaacTGTtcatcttatatgaaatttttttataattagtattttcattattgttagatgataaaacatgataatactttatgtgacttgtctttctaatttttttcataatttttttaaataagacggacggttaaacgttggacacggaaacccaatatttgtctttttttgagacggagggagtaactcgtAAGGGTCCCATCAAATCATATATAAATTGGTTCGCGGCCACTTATTATGTCAAACAGCGAATGTGCACTCTATAGGGCATGTAAGCATATTGGTATACTGTATTTCATAACTCGAAATTAACGAGAATAAGCAGCCTGTAGAGCATTTGCCTTTTCGGATGCGACTGAAGCATCTGCAGCTCTGCCATGCAATGAGTATGCCTTCTCCTGGTAGAGAGAAAACAACTAAATCCTATTAGAAATACAATGGAAATATGTGTACCTCACTAGTGTCTTCTGTATGATTACGGATTACCAAGCAACAACTGAATTGGCTTGACCTTTTTAAAGCCACAAACCCTGAGGGTAGTTGTATTCAGAATAGGGCCTGGGATGAATATCAGAATGGTACTAATTGGTCTGGCCGATAAAATAAGTTTGCAAGAAGTCCAAGGTTAGGCCAAGATTGCACCGAAGGTCATTCCTTAGTTCACATGTTACATTTGGCATGGAGATATCAGTTGATGTGTTGATACTAGACAGAAACACGTATTAATCTCAAATGCCTTGTAGCATTCTGCTTATATGCAAAGATGAATGCCAGCAGTCTCTACAGATGATACAAAGTTGACGCAAATATTTCTATTTTGCCTATAGCACAGCCACCAACTTATCTGAAAGTACTAGTAGATTGTTGTCAAAATGCTATGTTCAGGCAACCATCGATCTATAGCAACCAACATTACGTGTCATGACAAGATATTTTAAAGATTATTGGAGTTAATGTTTCGGATCTTTAACAAGTCAGTTAAGAAACATTAGCGAGAAGAAAATGCAAAATGGATAAATAGTAAATACTTACCAGCAAGCGCCACAAGAAGGGTGCACCCTCTCGTTTCCTAATTTGTTTCTCGAGCACCTCAATTGCTGTGTACAATCCAAATTGCATTAGCTCCTTAAGGAGCGACAAAACAGTAATTTAGTTTTCTAATGATGAAGAACAAATAGGCAAATACCTCTGGAACTCTCTCCGGTATTTATTAGCACAGTGTACCAAACTTCATTGAAGACATCCACTTGCTCATCTGATGCCCCAATCATCTACTTGTACGTATGTTGATGTTcagtaaaagaaaacaaatacgATAACTACTTGTCTTGAACGAAAACAGGTTTGTTAATCATACTTTACAACTGAGTGCATCGAAATCTGGACCCAAGATGTCAAAGACTTTCTTGTGCTCTCCTTTTCCATATTCATACACAGCCTCTGCTAGCTGTGCCAAGGAAAGAATTAAATAACAGCAAAAATATAGTATCTTTTATAGAATAAATATGCAATTTTATCTTTCAAAATACTCCTCAACAGTACAGTAGGCATGCATGTAAAAAGTTAAATAAATTACAAACTAATAGCTACAGGAAAGCAAACATATCTTAAAATTAGTTAGCAGGTAATAGTAATGCCACAAAAACATACAATGTAATGATATTGAGGCATCAGAAGTGAATGGTgttcatttttcagaaacaCTAGACAAATGATAGTCCACACTTTTCATTGTGCATGAGTTATATATTGCTTGTGTCTTGGTACTTAATCTTGCAAACAGAATTCAGCATACCTGGATTGCCTTTTGCATCACTTGCTGTTTTTTTGTGTCCATCGAACTAACTCTGCAAGGTTAATGGGTTATTCTAGCATTATTGACTAGTATTAATAGCAGAGTCTTGTGTTCCCTGAAGAAAAGTTTAATGTATCTGACCTTGACCTAAGTGATTCCAACAAGTTGTCTGCTCTTGTAATCTCACCCATACTTGACAGTGCCCATAATACAAGTAGATCAAGGAGCCATTCCACATGCCATATTTTCTGAACAAAGTACAAAGTTCAAATCGAAATAGTCAGAAAAATGAGTCCTGCACAGCTTTAGTTCAGACCTGTAAAATGCTCTTGGCAGTCAGCAGTATACAGCTTACTTAAATCTGAACAGTTTTTATGAATATATTTGAAATTATTGAAGCTTAAATCTGAACAGTTTTTACGAATATATTTGAAATTATTGAAGCTGAGACAGTACCTCATTCGTAAGTGCATCTAGCAATGCTGCCAATCTATCTTTGGCCAGATCAACCTGACCACGAATATGCAAACGGAGTAGCAGCCCTAGTGCATTAAGGTACACCTGATGCATGAGAAATTACTCAGTGTCTCTAAAACATTGATGTACAGGAAAAATGGCCAGCATTAATACCTCTGCTGCCTCACAATCACTTTTCTCAAGCTCTGTCATGAAGTTATGATCGTATATCTCCAGAACTTTACTTGTAGGGAATTCACCTTCCAAGTAACAAACAGCAACATGCCACCAGTTGTGGGTTAGCCtacagaaagaagaaaatgatttTGTAAGAACTATTTCTGTGGTTATTAGTTATTACTAGCATCAAACGAGAGAGCATCATGTGGAAAATTGTATACATAAACGATGAGCATGCTGCCCATGATGGAGAACACGATTTCATGAACTCAGTAGCTTCTTTGAAATGGCATTCCTGCTGGAAAACATGGCACAGCTGCAAGATGGAATGGCAGATGAAGCTTGTATTAAAGAAGTTTGTCGGTAGAATATGAACGATTAGGTATAAATGCATAACACAATCTGTTATGCCGATAAACTTCTTAAAATAACAAAATTATGTCAAAACCACCCGCATACATTATGCTGTGACCAGCAGTCGTTCTTGTTTATGGCCAAGCCTTTCCGAGCAGCTTTTTCAGCGTCATCCATCCTTCCAAGTTCTAGTAATGGGAAAGCAAGCATGCCGTAAATGTAGTTCTGGTCTTGATTCTCTGGCAAAACCTGatcaagaatgagtacaacaaAGCTAATGAAAAGAATAGTACCTAGAACTATGGTACATTGATAAGAGGAAGTGTTTTGAAGCACATCCAGAAAATCCTGCATTCTTCTATTCCACACACACGCGCATGCACACAAAATCCCAGCACTAAAAGTGATGCTTTTTTGATCAACTgttgtaaaatattttatttttatccaaAGTTTTGAAGTGATGATTCAATAAAGTTGCTACCATGGGTGTTCCTTTAAATAATAACAAACAGTGTTAGATTCAACTTCGGTTTCATTAGTTATATACGATATTTCCACTTTGTAAGCATATAAACATACACGAGCCTTTGTAGTGAACTTACCTGTTCAACAAATTTGAGCGATGTATCAGGGCGTCCCATGTAGAAGCAGATGAGCTGAGCTCTCTTTAGAGACATGAGATCCCTGGGGAATTCCTTCAGCAACTGCCACATGTAAAGCACACACCACCAATCAATTCTTGCCATTAATCAATTTATCCAGCAGCACATACTCTCAATTTACAAAAAATGGAGACAAGCTACCCCCAAACCTCGAAGTGCCGCTCGATCGCCACCTGCTcgtccctctcctccccgaTCAGCGCCGACAGCGCGCGGAACACCGCCCTCTCGTACTCCGTCGCTGCACCCTGGTGGAAGTTTAGAGCAACACGAAAGCGCAAGCTCACCGAGTAAATGGAGGATTCGAGGAGGGGGGAAAAAATTAAGGCGGCGAGCGACAACGTGAGGGGCGACGACGCTTACGAggttgtcggcggcggcggcgaggaaggcggcggcccgGGCGGGGTCCCGCGGGGCGACGTGGtgcgcggcgagggaggaggcgagcgcgcaccgcgggtcggcggcggcggcgcggagcacgGCGTGGCCACGGCCCCGGCCGAAGCTCATGGTGTGCGCGTAGTGctcgtccagcgccgccgcgcagcCCCCCGACGCCGTCCGGTACTCCTGCCCCCACATGTCCCTCCgcacctccccctccccctccctcgccgccgccgccatctccccccgcgctctcgccgtcgccgtcgccgtcgccgtcgccgtcgcgtcggctGGGCGGTGGGTGGGAGTGGGAGAGCGGGACACGCACGGGTGCGAGTTGTGTTTAGCTGCCACGGCGACGACGTGGGCCCCACGCTGGCCTCCCGGGTTTCTAGGGTGaggtcactgacatg
Coding sequences:
- the LOC4333772 gene encoding tetratricopeptide repeat protein 38, with translation MAAAAREGEGEVRRDMWGQEYRTASGGCAAALDEHYAHTMSFGRGRGHAVLRAAAADPRCALASSLAAHHVAPRDPARAAAFLAAAADNLGAATEYERAVFRALSALIGEERDEQVAIERHFELLKEFPRDLMSLKRAQLICFYMGRPDTSLKFVEQVLPENQDQNYIYGMLAFPLLELGRMDDAEKAARKGLAINKNDCWSQHNLCHVFQQECHFKEATEFMKSCSPSWAACSSFMLTHNWWHVAVCYLEGEFPTSKVLEIYDHNFMTELEKSDCEAAEVYLNALGLLLRLHIRGQVDLAKDRLAALLDALTNEKIWHVEWLLDLLVLWALSSMGEITRADNLLESLRSRVSSMDTKKQQVMQKAIQLAEAVYEYGKGEHKKVFDILGPDFDALSCKMIGASDEQVDVFNEVWYTVLINTGESSRAIEVLEKQIRKREGAPFLWRLLEKAYSLHGRAADASVASEKANALQAAYSR